A stretch of DNA from Spirosoma endbachense:
GACTTTCGGGTTCTATGCCAAGGTATGAAGCGAGATGACGCACGGAAATCGTCTGAACCAGAACCGGATTCTGATCAACCAACTGAGCATAACGCTGCCTGGCCGTACTGGTCAAAAACTGAACCTCGCGGCTTGTTTTCCGCAAAAAAGCCTGCTCAGCAATCAGCCGGCCTATGCGTTCGGCTGGGTGAGACTCATCATACAAGTGATGGAGATTCGTGCGACTGAACCGCAATGCCTGCACATCCGTTAGCGCCTGTACACTAAACTCACTGGGTTGCTCCGTCAGAAAGGACGAATAGGCCGAAACAAAATTGTGTTTGAACACAAAATCAATCGAAATGTCTTTCCCGTCATGATTGAACGATAAACGTACCATTCCGTCAGCGATGTAATAAATGTAGCACTCAACCTGACCAGCCTCGATCAGAAACTCATTTTTGTCATAATCAACCGACTCAACGATCGGAACGAAACGGAGCCATTGTTCATCCGTTAACGGGACTAACTCATTCAATCGCTGGTGTA
This window harbors:
- a CDS encoding Crp/Fnr family transcriptional regulator, which produces MNEHDRLHQRLNELVPLTDEQWLRFVPIVESVDYDKNEFLIEAGQVECYIYYIADGMVRLSFNHDGKDISIDFVFKHNFVSAYSSFLTEQPSEFSVQALTDVQALRFSRTNLHHLYDESHPAERIGRLIAEQAFLRKTSREVQFLTSTARQRYAQLVDQNPVLVQTISVRHLASYLGIEPESLSRIRRER